In the Pogona vitticeps strain Pit_001003342236 chromosome 2, PviZW2.1, whole genome shotgun sequence genome, CTTCCACAGACTCAGCAGGAAATGGCTCCTTTGCGATGtcatttacagtatttcaggGTTAAACCTTTGACATAATTACAAAGAGCAAGAACTAAGGAGGCTTCTAGCCTTCAATACACATTCACATCCACCCTGAACCTCTTGATGAGCATCAGCATCTTGTCAAAACTTATAAGCACTAGGAAAAATGCAGCtgggtacccagtgtgatgtagtggatagagcagtggctcccaactttgggtcccaagatgtttttggaatacagctccccaaagccttcaccactagctgtgtggcCAGGAATTTGGggagtttgtagtccaagaacatctgaggacctaaggttgggaaccactgggacagagtgacagactgggactcaggaggcctggattcgaatccccactcagacaTGAAAACTCAccaggggtgtggaactggtaaaaccacttcttatatatctcacttaccttgaaaaccctgttagggatgctataagtcagttccaacttgacagaacataacaagGAATGTGTCTAAGGAAAGCTCATGCTAAAACGACCCTGTCAGTCTTGAAAGAAACACAAGATGTTCCTCCCCTTCTCACGTTATACTGAAGCTACCTCTTTGGAAACTTTGGAATCAAAGATAATGGATAATTAATTGGTGCAAACAATTTTAAAGAGCAGCTGTATGTAGTGCGATGTGCCAGCTCCTGCTCTGCCTGGAGAAGCTCAGTTCCTGGAATTTCCAGGCAGAGCTAGGAAGAAATCCTACCTCCAAATGCTGGGAGAACTTCTGCTGCCAGTCAAAGCTGACAATCCTGGCCAAGACGATGAACTGCCCGATGATAACTCAGTGCTTTAGAGGTCGGGTGTTGGTTtgcccaccgtgcctccttggcaggagctggacttcatgatccacagggccccttccagctcagctgttctaagataatgatgatgatgattgtctaAGAATAGGGCACAGAGGAGGGTACTTTCCTATGTCACTAAAGCTTGTGACAAAGTTATAACTACATTCTCTACACACTCTCCCCAATGTGGCCAGGGGCACCAATCTGGATTGAAGCCCTTTAagaacacactaaaggaagcacAGAAACCTCATGTTTTTGCAGCATAAACCTATTTGATATTTACTCGAATAGGGTAAACATCGAGTCCCGTCGAGGTTAACGGAGCTTATTTCTCTGTAAAAAGTTTTTGGAATTTCAAGTTGTCAGAAACAGCGGGAAATTGCCTTAATTGCACCCTTACTAGCCCTGATCTTGATTCCGGGAGAACCAGCGCACTTCCCCACCGTTTCAGGGGCTAGCTTTTAACCACGTCTGCGGCAGGTGGGTGGCAGATAACTCGCGCCCACCACCTCGGTGGAAGCTAATCCGCCCGGGCTCCTACGTTCCCCGCCTTGGGCGCCGGCCGGCGAAGGGTCCCCGAGGGGGCGCGGGCCACCCACCTGCCGCCACCGGGTCCGCCTCCGTCTGGTTCTTCGCGCGCGCCCTCTTGGCGCCGGCGGCCGTGCAGACCCCCTTCCCGCGCAGCAAGGCGTGCAGCGGGGCGCGCTCGCCGGGCCGAGGGACGCAACGCAAGCCCGAGGCGCAGCCGGGCGTGTAGACGCCGCAAGCCTCGCCCGACGCCCTGGCTCCGCCGCAGCCCTTCTCGCCGTCGCAAGGCGCCTTCCGAGGGTCGCTCGCTTCCACCGAGTCTCCACAGCCGGCCGGGGAAGAGCAGGCGGCGCGGGGGTCCCCGTCGGGCCccagagcggcggcggcggcgccccctCTGGTCCttgtcgtggtggtggtggtggccaccgacatgagcagcagcaacagcgcCGACGCCAGCCAGCGAGCCCCGGGCATGGTGGAGAAGGAAAACCCTGCCGTGGCGCTGCCGACTGAACGTGTGGAGCGCCGCGCTGCAGCCTTAAATGCGGCGCCCTGCCCACGAACCGCCGGCCTCCTTCCGCCCCAGGTGTAGCCGGCCCGGCTGGAGAGTCGCCAGCCGGCAGGGTGTGGCTGTGGGCAACCAGGAGCCGGTGGCGTCCCGCCGCCCCTTCCTTTGCCGCCGCCTCCCCTCTCAACTCCCCCCCCAGGATTTAtcagctcttttctttttctttctttctttctttctttctttctttctttctttctttctttctttctttctttctttctttctttctttctttcttgttgcaGCCGTGGCGTtctcggtgtgtgtgtgagggggggggggctacagtaTCCCTCACTTTGAGGGAACGACCGAGTCGCATCGAGTGGGGGAATCCCTGCCCCGAATCCTTACGCGGCGGCGAACGTCGCCCAGCCTAGCCTGAGGCATTTTTGTTGCGGGAGGCGGACAACCAGAGGGCGACCCTCCCCTATTCCGTAGACAGAAGGAGGCCGCTGGCCTGGCGAACGGGTCTCCCTCAATGGCTGTGGAACAGCGTTCTTCGCTGCCCCTGAAGGGCAGTTGGTAAATTTCACCACAGGCTGCAGGGCATTCTGCTCTCTTCCCCTACAGCTTGCTTGCTCCAAACTGCCATCATTTGCTTCCTGAAGCGACTGCCTCACAGGATCCAATAGTAAGGTTAGATCCCCGAACCTATTTaaacagggttgttgtttttttaaagaagaaaatcttGTCCGCCATCACCAGCTAATTTTTGGAGGGATGGAAGAGCAGAAATACTATATTAGCAACCAAAACCTATGTGCATAAGTTCTGTGTAGGCAGCTGCAGCCCCTTGAACTTGTAATTAGGTCCAAATGCATTTACACCTAAATATGATTGCCCAGATATCTTGGAATGGTAGCTTCTTAGCCTAGATCACGCTGGGGGCTCAATCCTATATGCGTGTTTACTCAAAGATTGCTACTGCTGTGTTCAGtggcttgtttgtttggtttttggtaaCTGTACATAACATTACTGTTTCAGAATGCTTGGTGTTCAGAACATTGGTTGAATCTCCACTCCCCTGTGACTCAATTAGGACTTGAAATGTGAACACACACCGACCACCCAGTGTCAGATTGTCTTGCAGAAACAGAAGGCAATCAAAGGCTTAAATTAAGCCTGTTGAGAGGGAATGTGAAGGTACATGGGTACCAATAAGGTAcatagaaccagttacctcgagaggtggcaagtgccccaacactggaggcattcaagagaagcttagacaaccacctggcagatctcttttggtttgtattcctgcactgggcaggaggttggactcaatggccttataggccacttccaatttcactattctatgatattTGCATCAACATATGAGGGAAAGAGAGTATGGGTATTTTGCTTAGTAAGCTAGACAAGGATTTGGGAGACCTCaacacaagggacgtggtggcgctgcgagtcaaactgcaggagcctctgtgctgcagcgtcagaagacctgcagtcctaagatcgaatccacgcaacggagtgagccccgtcgcttgtcccagctcctgccaacctagcggttcgaaagcatgcaaaatgcaaaaaaagagtgagtagataaataggtaccaccacagtgggaaggtaacggtgttccatgtctagttgcgctggccacgtgaccacggaaaattgtctgcggacaaatgctagctctgtggattggaaacggagatgagcaccaccccctagagtcagacacgactggacaaattgtcaaggggaacatttacctttacctaacacaAGGCCCCAGTGAACCATTAAAACCTTTTATGTGATCTTAGGCCAGTCGTTCTccttcagcctgacctacctcccAGAGTTGTTCTGAGGATACTGTGGGGTGGAGAATAAGTCATGTAGTTAGTGAGCACATTGGACAAAAGGGCAGAATATAAACACAAGGAGTAACAAATAGTAGAGAGAAAAATATGTATCAGCACTTCCTTTGGTGCAGTAAAGCACTACATTGGCAGCCCAGGcctatatatgtctactcagaagtaagctgcATAAACATTGAGGTAAATAGATATAGATTGTAATGTGATATTCCCATTTTACTTGTGTAGAAAAGCAAGATTGAGACAGCCCATAGATCTGATAGGTTTCTCAGACTCAAGTGCTGCAATTAGCCTTTGGAAAACAGTGGTATTTATCTGGTTTGTGGGGGTTGCAATTTTTGCCTCCCTTAAATCCTTCTATGCATTGACATAGAAATTAGTCAGAAATCAATAAGAGCCCTTTTGAATTAAATTATACAGAATTTGTGAAATTGCAGGGATAAAACCATGAAGCAGTACAGAACATTGCTACAGAACACATTGGTCTTTTTTCTGGAGTTAAGGAAGGGGCACATTAAATAAGAGCAGTTTCCTCTGAGTATAGGGATCTGGAACTCTTCACCTGTTGAATTGCTGCCTATCAAATAtgtattttggggtgggggatttAGAGAAAGAAGCCATATGCGAAAGTGATATGCTTCTTTGTGGTTTTAAGCACCACTTAGTGGGAATAAATTGCTGATGCTGGTAACATGTGAATGCTCAGGATGATAATTAGATAACATAGGGTACTTAACCACAAAATTGAGGTTAAGGCTTATAGGCTTGAACAAGTCCTTTGAGAGCTTTGCTTTATTCcatattcttttctgttttgcctGTAATGCTttcacctgttttttttcctgctgtggcaAACAAGCGGTCTTTTAAAACCTGCCTGCTTCTGCAGTTTGCTATGAAATTAGGGGTGTTATGAAACACCAATTAAATTTCTCAGTTTTCCTGGTCAGTGATAGGCACAGGTGTgggcccagatttttttttttaaaggcagcgaCTCTGTTTTGCAACCTGTTGCCCCTTCATCTCTTCCTCCCACTGCACTCTTTGTCTCCCTATGTTTAAGGTTTGCTCCCATCATTGCAACCTACCTTTTTTGTCTGCTTGGGGGAAACAGGAGAAATGAAGGGAAAAGCAAATTACTAAACCTTGGGTGGATACGGGATCTTCTTGTTGCATTGTGATTGTATTGTGATTGTGAACCAGTTTATATGCAACCAGgcctctgcatttttttttttacacagaaatATATTTATGTGAACTTATTCAAGCTTTCTCTCACTGGTAGTGTGAGGTAGattggtgtagtggttagaatgtTGTCCCAAGAGTTGGGAGATGTAGATTCTGCTCAGTCCTGAGTCGTGAAGCAGCCTGGATAACCTTTTGGGCCACAGGTTTGCTGTGAGGATAGAGTGGAGAGCCCCAGGCACCACCTCGAACTGAGTGGAAGAAAAGCATAGCACAAAggtgggtaaataaatattaagcAGGCCATGCTCAGGATGGTGTCAGTTGCGTGTGTCCCACTGGGTCTCCTTTCCAGGCCAGCATGCGACAGTCCGTAGCCTCCACCATGCATGCGTTAGGATTGTTATTACTGTAATTGGCAGAACTTCTCAGTCAGGGGTCCGGTTTCACATTAAACTGTTGGGAGACCCAGACATTCCCCCAAGGAAACTAAGGTAGAAAACACAGCGGGATGTCCTGTTTTATCATCATAGCAACCCTGTGATGTAGGTTAGACTGAGAGTCAGCCACTGTTTCCCACTTCCTTCCGAATTCAGTCATTCTTCTTCTGTGGGAATAATTTTGGAATGGTTTCATTGACGAATAAACAAAAGCCTGTGATACACCAACAATTTCCTGGCCAGGGAACCTTTtgttttcccttgccttttcttGGACATGAAGatgttctttctctgttttccccCATCCATCCAAGTTTTATTCCATTCAGATCCATGCGTAATGCTTGGAATAGTTCAAGTTTCCAGTCCTTCTGAGTTGTGTAATCTGATTGGCTAGGTATTCCCTTCCTTGGCTAATTTTTTCCAAAAAACATAACACCAATCACTTCTGGtgctgtacttttttttaaaaaattactgtttAGTTTTATGGTGTGTTTGGTATCTCTGGATGTCATTGGTGCTGGGACGGAAGGCAGAAATAATTTTTACAATTACAACACACATATCCCATTGAGAAAAGCAAATTCCTTAACTGTTCAAACTTTCTAAGTGATAGCAGGAGATTTTCCCAACTCATGTAATTCCCACATTAGTTTATTTCATTGTGTCATTAGCCTTAAGCATGGGATTAATTTGCAGGCTGATTGCTGAAGCACAGATGTCCGCCTGAATCGTGTCTCTCCAACACCAATATGTGTTTCAGTTCTAAcctgtgatttttgttttttccccctgatcatCTCCAGAGCTGCGAGTGAGGACCACTTAGTCTGCATTGTCTGGCTTGTGTGTttggaataaatattttcctGTGTAGTCATTTTGTATAGATCCCAATCCGAAttcagagaggttccatttttgAGTCggccatgttggctaggggattctggaagatgtagtgaaaaaaaaaacacaaagatttATAGTCTTTGTCCCCAGTAGGTTCTAGCTGGGCCAAACCAGAGATCTATCAAGTTAAATGTCCTCGTTCCTGCAGTGACCAGCCGGATGCTTCCGAAAAGCCCACAAACAGGACATGAAAGTGCCCGttctctcttgtttgtttgtttgtttgcatccaGCATCTGGCACTCAGTGGCACATTGCCTCTAGGGAGCCTGGCAATTAAAACAGGAAGTTTTCTACCATCCTACGTTCTCTTTGAAGCACCAGCTGGACTTTGGTTAAGTCAAACctctgtccttttaaaaagataaataaattggATCAACGTCCTTGCCTGACCCACTCAAGGCGGTTGAACAAAACACAATTAAAGTAGATGGACCATTGAAACACAGATAAAAAAACATAATCTAAAATAGTTTAAACAAACAATTAAGAATATACTCTTAATTATTCCATGATAATAAGCCTCTTAATAACCTGCTAGTTCAAAAAGCTTCAAGGtacagagatgagcaccatcaCCTGCTGATGTCTTTGAATATCTCCGCACAGGTCAGAAAATGGGCTCTCAGATGGAGTGGAGGTGGAGAAGAGGGCTCACATCCCTATTCCAGAGGGACTGCCACTGGGCACTAGTGAAGTAGAAtgtaatcggggggggggggggaggaaaatctTCACTGATTCCATTCTCCTATTTAAAAGTGTTCTCCACACTATGCGAGATTATGagagttttcagtgcattttctGCGTTTCAGTACTTTTTTGCAGACAAAATTCACAGTATTCTTTTTTGTCACAATGCCCATTCCATTTTGAGTTAAaacattgtatttaaaaatacagcagGTTTTGCTAATGCAtctgctgagaaaaaaaatgcctccccctttccaccccccacccccccgatcTATCACAGCAGTTGACAAGATTTTTCGATGTGGTGTTGCAGGCCATCGATACACCTTTGTTTGCTGCAGACAAGAAAATCTGTCAATTTTTCCTAGATCCTGAAACAGGAGATGTGATTCCATTACTAGATTGGTAAcctaattggggagggggggaacttgCTGATCTCCTGAGAGCTTCATCTCTTCACAGTCAAAGGCTTGCTCTGCAGATCTCTGGAGGTCAAGCTCCTTGAAGTTCAATATAAGCACTTGTGAACTGCTGTACAGTAGATGGCTATAGGAGCAGCTTCAGGCGTTGGTAACCTCCTGCCTTTAGTCATAGCGTAGAGGAAAGCACTTTGGAGAATGTTGCAGAGGGATGTGTCATATCAGAAACAGTGGGGAAAGCCACCATGGCTAgtgttttctcttttatatgttttaaagGTATAAAGGCCTGCTGCGCTCTGATTCATTCGGTCACCCCACTGAGACACGATGAGACCTGCCAATGAGAACAAAGGGAGCATGGATAAAATTGCAGCCTTTAACTCAACGTCTCCCTGTCCGGAGACTCCAGCTCTGTCACATGTTGCCCTTGCAAATTCAGAAGAGATCCTGTGAGTGCACATGCCCATTTATAGCCTTTTCACAGACCTCTGGAGAAGCCTTTTGCAGTCCTGTTCGGCACCCTTCCAAAGGAATCTACGTGCTTGACTTTTGGCACTCACTCGCCCTTGGACTGTGGAAGAGATGCTGCTCTCGGGGGTGTGAAGGAATGCTCCCTGACCTGCAGAACTGGGGCAGGCAGGCAAGATGTACTTTCCAGGAATATCCCCCACCCTGTCTCCTCCTGGAACTGCttttcggtggggggggggggaatggctagGGAAAAAAAGCCACAGATCTGGGTGGATCCTagcaagggaagggagggggcaggCCCTGCTGGGGGCTGATTTGGAATTACAGACTGTAATGACCTTGATCTGCTGATGCTGATCAGTCTACAAAGGAGCACTGATGATCGTTTGGAAAAGGAGTCAGAAGCTGATGAGTTTGGTGAAGGAAGATACAGTATGTGTGTTGCCaatgagcaaaaaacaaaacaaaacaaaacaaaaagataacaATTCAGCTTGGCTATTTTCTTTTGCCCTGGGCTGGTTGCCAAGGAGTATTTTAAGTGTCTAAGAGCCAGAAGTTTCAGCTGATggtcagaaatttatttatttttaattaagacAAAGCTAAATAAAACAAGAATCGGCACCATCATGTCCACTGATGTAACCCACACTGGAAAGGTTGTCTAGATCAGCCCTTATGCTGCTCCATTTGGCATGTTGCTTCCACCCGCGTCGCATCCTAGCCAGGTCCTCTGGAGCTTTGTTTTGCAGGCAGGGCATATAGATACTCAAAATAAGTAAGCAAGCAGAGGCTAGGCCTATTGTACGCGCTACCCCCAAGCCACAGGAGGGAATAGAAGGCACCAGGCGCCCTCTTGCCCCTGGAATGGCATCAGATCTTGAAAGCTGTCCCTAAGGAGATGGCCAGCATGTATGAAATCACAAGcctcagatggctgagggaggcagagtttggtcagattttTCTCCCTTTACTTCAACTGCTATGGGTTGCTACTATccaattcttcctcctcctccccataatgtgccatcaagtaaaccTCTCCGGGGTTTTCTACAAAGATAGTACTTAGGAGTGCTttatcgttcccttcttctggtcatgctctgggcctgtgcagcttgcccaaggttacacaggctggcttttctcctgggagaggCACAGTGTGacatcgaactcccaacctctggctctgcagccagataccttattggctgctgctgctgctgctcttatgtgctgtcaagttgcttccaacttacagcaaccctaagaatGAGTGCTCACTAAGATGTCCTGTGTTCATCAttcctgctcaactcttgcaaactcaagcctgtggcttcctttagagagtcaatccatctcatattacatcttcctcttctgctgccttcagactttcctaacattattgtcttctagagaatcctgccaataaatgaataaatacatttttctgatttcttggttgcagattcaatttggattgatgattgaaccaaggtatagaaaatctaactatttcaattttttcattgtcaaaattaaagttgtgtagtttttctgtagtcatgattccTGTTTTCTTAGCTGaagcacatccatttctttcaaaaaaaaccaTAATTTTTCATGCTCTACGCAGTCAAAGGCTCTGCTGTAAACTTTAAAGCATAGagtgatcttcttctgaaattctttggcactctccagtagccagtggatatttgcaatatgatctcaattgccttttcctttttggaatcttATCTTTAACATCAGACATTTcacactccatataaggtaaaacctttttaaaaacaccttgaGCATTACTTTTCTTGTGCAAGAACTTAAAGCAATGATCCTATAGTTACTACactccttaggtaaaggttccccttgacaatttttgtccagtcgtgtccgactctagggggcggcgctcatcccgctcttcaagccatagagccagcgtttgtccgaagacaacctttccgtggtcacatggccagtgtgatttagacacggaacgctgtttaccttcccaccgagatggtacctatttatctactcgcatttgcatgctttcgaactgctaggttggcgggagctgggacaagcaacgggcgctcactccgtcgcgtggattcaatcttacgactgcttggtcttctgaccctgcagcacaggcttctgcggtttagcccacagcgccagcaCGTCCCCTCACTACACTCCTTAACATCTCCTTTATTAGGGACTGTTCAAGAGAGCAGAGACTTGCTGCTGTACTACAGACCTGTTGGGATATACGTGAAACTTATATACTCCAAGTGGTAGCCCTGACCCTtctatcattgctttcctcacaTGACGGCATGCCTGAAGAGAGCATTCCAGTTGTATTCAAAGAGGTTTTCTGTGTGAGCCAGAACATCGGCGGGGAAAAAGATTGGGATTCTTTCTTGCATGAAAGGCTTCCACAGATTGAGTAGATGCTGATCTTCTGGCCAATGTGGGAAGAAATCTAAAGGGTAGATCCTTGTCCTCTTCACGGAATATGCAAGAATTTTAAGGGCCTTTTTTGTTGGAGTTCCCATCCTTGATTCACCCATTTTTAAAGATCCTCCAAATATTCCACCTTCCACATTCCACTGTTTTGTGTTGGTTTCTTCTGTGCTTCTTGACCTTGATTTCTCATAATTTTTCCTGTGATAGATTCCAGTAGTTACTTGTCCTATGATGGACATCCGTCCTGCTGCTGATGAGACTCTTCACTTAAACACTAAGGCCTTCTTATTGTTTTCTTCTGAGAGTGGATGGATGATGAAttatctattttaatttcttcagtgGCAGCTTCTGTTTCCATGTGTGTGGGAGGTTTTGATTGCTGGACTGTGTATGACATGGCCGGCTGCTCAGCAGGTCAGAGTACCTAGCTATGGAGCCAGGGTTTGTGAGTTGgacttcccactgtgcctcctagaggaAGACCCATCCTGTGGagctttgggtaagctgcacagtcccagggcaccttcttccctggaagaagggaatggaagaccacttctgtgtactttgTAGCTAGGGAAACCTAGCAAGGGTCAGCATCAAttggaatggacttgacagcacataattaatattattatttatattctttattttttatttttactttattttatttcattctatttcaATTTACTCTGCTTCTTTACTCATCTTTCTtaaacaaacatacagtatactCTTACACTTAGAGGTAGGGTAATCGGATgggcttttttcctttctttaactATACAAACTAGCTTAGCCAAGTTTAAATGGTATTAATGCATTGCTTATTTTTATTGATTCTAATACAATTAACAGtgtgtaatttattttgtttatgttaaTTCATTACTCTTAATTATTGTGTACTTACTCTTACCTTAATTGAGTTCTCTGCTACTGTTAGACTTTTTTGTGCTAGGAATGGAGAGGAAGGCATGCCTACCAGCGAGGGCTTCAAGAACATACAGGTGATTAtgggtaggggaagatatggcattGGTACAGCTCTTAGTCATtccagaagaacagtgaacagatgccTGAAAGCTGTCCATTGTTCTGGGGCTGTTACCACCTACCAGGCTTGAGGTAGCCAACTCAGTCGCCCCTCCATTCTAactttggtgctgttgaatgccaggtctttATCcaatcgttgttgttgttgtttagtcgtgtccgactctttgtgaccccatggaccagagcacgccaggccctcctatcttccactgcctcccggagttgtgtcaaattcatgttggttgcttcgcagacagtccagccatctcatcctctgtcgtccccttctcctcttgccatcacattttcctaacatcaaggtcttttccaaggaggcttctcttctcatgagatggccaaagtactggagcctcagcttcaggatctgtccttccagtgagcactcaggattgattttctttagaattgataggtttgttcttcttgcagtccaggggactctcaagagtctcctccagcaccacaattcaaaggcatcaattctttggcggtctgctttctttatggtccagctctcacttccatacatcacgacaggaaaaaccatagctttgactatttggacttttattggcaaggtgatgtctctgctttttaagatgctatcaaggtttgtcattgctttcctcccaagaagcagacgtcttaatttcgtggctgctgtcttcatctgcagtgatcatggagcccaagaaaataaaatctgtcactgcctccatatcttccccttctatttcccaggaggtgatgggaccagtggccatgatcttagttctattgatgttgagtttcaggccgttttttcactctcctctttcaccctctttacaaggttctttaattcctcctcactttctgccatcagcgtggtatcatctgcatatcggaggttgttgatatttcttccggcaatcttaattccggcttgggattcctccagtccagccttccgcatgatgtattctgcatataagttaaataagccgtgggacaatatagagccttgttgtactcctttcccagttttgaaccaatcagttgttcctttcccaattttgaaccaatcagtagttccatatccagttctaactgttgcttcctgtcccacgtataggtttctcaggagatggataaggtgatcaggcgctcccatttctttaaggacttgccatagtttgctgtggtccacacagtcaaaggcttttgcatagtcaaggaagcagaagtagatatttttccaGTAAGGCCTGgctaatatagtggtgccttgacttacgaccataatccattccagaagatggatgtaactcaaaatggtcgtaaatcgaagcaccaaaAATGCACCTGCCCACAGTCAGTCCCAACTTAATGtgaggggctgaaaaacaaagcaaaacacacacacacaccccacagtcaGCTCCATcggaaaacacaaaaacaccccccacagcacagaaacatgacccacccaaacccaaacccatgctgcaaaacaaagtaaatgtacttacgagcagaaagcagcactaggcagtccccttgtcatggtcggaccatcacCTGATAAAGTGCAATCTCACAATGGCCCTCCCTCCCTGTGGGGAGCAGAaacctattttcatggtccgcCCTTGCAGactactggatcctattggattccaggatgccatgcgTGGGATTCGGATTGACCTAGCTGGCGCTCCTGCCAAGGCCC is a window encoding:
- the IGFBP6 gene encoding insulin-like growth factor-binding protein 6 isoform X2, coding for MPGARWLASALLLLLMSVATTTTTTRTRGGAAAAALGPDGDPRAACSSPAGCGDSVEASDPRKAPCDGEKGCGGARASGEACGVYTPGCASGLRCVPRPGERAPLHALLRGKGVCTAAGAKRARAKNQTEADPVAADENGGAEHSSPEPLPLQSQDPLQAVTVGKAQLEQFSLSSDAKQEFDTAPCRMHLTAILQELKAPLYLNGEDIFIPNCDTKGFYRRKQCRASKGQKRGQCWCVDKRGHRLEGLEATPLCLLANSD
- the IGFBP6 gene encoding insulin-like growth factor-binding protein 6 isoform X1, which codes for MPGARWLASALLLLLMSVATTTTTTRTRGGAAAAALGPDGDPRAACSSPAGCGDSVEASDPRKAPCDGEKGCGGARASGEACGVYTPGCASGLRCVPRPGERAPLHALLRGKGVCTAAGAKRARAKNQTEADPVAADENGGAEHSSPEPLPLQSQDPLQAVTVGKAQLEQFSLSSDAKQEFDTQAPCRMHLTAILQELKAPLYLNGEDIFIPNCDTKGFYRRKQCRASKGQKRGQCWCVDKRGHRLEGLEATPLCLLANSD